The following are encoded together in the Salvia hispanica cultivar TCC Black 2014 chromosome 6, UniMelb_Shisp_WGS_1.0, whole genome shotgun sequence genome:
- the LOC125195492 gene encoding ras-related protein RABB1c-like, whose translation MSSKYDYLFKFIIIGDTGVGKSCLLMQFIGRGFRRDHDFTIGSEFGAKNIKVNNKTIKLYMWDTAGQETFRSLTRFYYRGAVGVLLVYDITRRETFDHLPTWLEDVRKYVDTNTSIMLIGSKCELDHMRVVSIEEGKHFAMMNGLQFMEVSAKTTQNVNQAFIRTAETIYRNIEDGVFVLPNEKGEVVVVELVAD comes from the exons ATGTCTTCCAAGTACGATTATCTgtttaaattcataataattggTGACACAG GTGTTGGAAAATCATGTTTGCTTATGCAATTTATTGGTAGAGGTTTTCGGCGAGATCATGATTTTACCATTGGTTCTGAATTTGGggccaaaaatataaaagtaaataataaaactatcaAGTTATATATGTGGGACACG gcTGGTCAAGAGACATTCAGGTCCCTTACAAGGTTTTACTATAGGGGTGCAGTTGGAGTGCTGCTTGTTTATGACATCACAAG gAGGGAAACTTTTGACCACCTTCCTACTTGGTTGGAAGATGTTAGAAAATATGTAGATACAAACACAAGCATAATGTTGATAGGTAGCAAATGTGAGCTTGATCACATGAGAGTTGTGAGTATTGAAGAAGGTAAACACTTTGCTATGATGAATGGCTTGCAATTCATGGAGGTTTCTGCCAAAACAACTCAAAATGTGAATCAG GCATTTATCAGAACTGCAGAAACAATCTATAGGAATATTGAAGATGGAGTTTTTGTTCTACCTAATGAGAAG GgagaggtggtggtggtggagctTGTTGCggattga